The Dethiosulfovibrio peptidovorans DSM 11002 genome has a window encoding:
- the rpoC gene encoding DNA-directed RNA polymerase subunit beta', whose product MTRREIVGVRVRLASPGEIRGLSTGEVKKPETINYRTLRPEKDGLFCERIFGPTKSFECACGKYKKSGPKFKGVICDRCGVEVTDNRVRRERMGHIELAAPVVHIWYLRGIPSRLSLLLGTATKMLEKVVYFAPIRKREPAFKVVIEGKRSDLAKRGDIVSESEVRLHCHYDPKFKAEEAYRVVSVDDVPISDGDIVSSAQISRYKADYGDESFSAEPAFVVKDRGEGVEIELDSILSGDEYRSLKEEGLDVTVERAMSGNQEGFVVTSVAKLPFAKGDVISTSEFNLFQERYPERFTAQLETVVVEDPCFLVINGSESPFDDGDVILDREQYLCSHYDKKFRAGIGAEGVREMLDTLDMDHLAQQLREELSETSGQKRRKLVKRLQVVEDFRKGDCNPQSMVLEVLPVIPPDLRPMVQLDGGRFATSDLNDLYRRVINRNNRLRKLQELRAPEIIVRNEKRMLQESVDALIDNGRMGKAVLGAGNRPLKSLSDLLRGKKGRFRQNLLGKRVDYSGRSVITIGPNLKIYQCGLPKQMALELFKPFVIQKLVDLGIAPNVKSGKRMIERGKEEIWAILEEIIKDHPVMLNRAPTLHRLGIQAFEPVLMEGKAIRLHPLVCTAFNADFDGDQMAVHVPLSVEAQAEARMLMLSANNILSPASGKPIVAPSQDIILGIYYLTNLREGMTGEGKYFDSFDDVLTALDHGIVHVNARIRMRWNHEWGNWKDKVDQWGVSFLDESGKWFETSPGRVLFNSYLPKKLRFLDGQLGKKDLSRLLDLGYNEVSRQEMVEMLDSIKGLGYHWATLSGISFCVTDVVIPKEKEDVVSTSLVEDDEIRNQYDMGVLSEDEYLLQKETLWSKAAADVGNAILNHMGHDNPVRMMVDSGARGSRGQLAQMAGIRGLMADPTGRIIDYPITTNFREGMNMLEYFISTHGARKGLADTALRTAKSGYLTRRLVDVSQDVIITEDDCGTEKGVKIEPLESDGKTVIPISERIAGRTSLNDVNDPETGDLIVGAGEIITPDLASRIDSCGFKEIWVRSPMTCTTRHGICQKCYGVDLATRSVVDIGEAVGVVAAQSIGEPGTQLTMRTFHTGGVRITGEDITQGLPRIEQLFEARRPKKVSVLAGVDGKVIEIREMEGKRKVIITSEEPGNEQKITHTIPSSQNLLVEEGEPVYRSTKLTEGYIDPQQLLEVLGQEEVQKYLVDSIQEVYRSQGVSINNKHIEVILRKVAPVNRLRVVDEGDTAFVAGDLVWAGDVEAEEKVILEENENNIHEAVKIFSGKIFQGIAGAVKTDLSKKKSQPMDEELIRSILTPGAPVTEIDVTDEVGPLKIIAGEASFRKELKGFELIDPFEARDGKVVESGQPLTLGQLSVITSQEPRPLRVRDVEVIEKLVDSAYLAEDVLVDGQAVALKDHMVTEEVAALLRINDVSSVKVWKGIERISVSDAMQERLLARIWGKPLKQAIDSQGNALSSKPQLVDGSVVRGIIDGELAAISIGEDIITRDNILKDVIADTCYGKVLLDRVEVDGRVAADSGQEINKSLLDELVAADPEELVIRPIHCNSETRNIVSRVTFVRKLRQNPECRKFIHGITKAALATDSFLSAASFQQTAQVLAGAAVRCQVDNLVGLKENVIIGHLIPAGTGVEDFRKIAVKEKES is encoded by the coding sequence ATGACCCGCCGCGAGATCGTCGGAGTCAGGGTACGTCTTGCCAGTCCTGGAGAGATAAGGGGACTTTCCACCGGAGAGGTCAAGAAACCCGAGACCATCAACTACCGGACCTTGAGGCCCGAGAAAGACGGCCTTTTCTGCGAGCGTATCTTCGGGCCCACTAAAAGCTTTGAATGCGCCTGCGGCAAGTATAAGAAAAGCGGTCCGAAATTCAAGGGCGTGATATGCGATCGATGCGGCGTGGAGGTAACGGATAACCGCGTTCGTAGAGAGAGAATGGGGCACATCGAGCTGGCCGCCCCTGTCGTTCACATATGGTATCTCCGGGGTATCCCCAGTAGACTCAGTCTATTGCTTGGGACCGCCACGAAGATGCTGGAAAAGGTGGTCTACTTCGCTCCCATAAGAAAGAGGGAACCGGCCTTCAAGGTAGTCATAGAGGGCAAGAGGTCCGATCTCGCTAAGAGAGGAGACATCGTCTCCGAAAGCGAGGTCAGGCTTCATTGCCATTACGACCCGAAGTTCAAGGCAGAGGAAGCCTACAGGGTCGTCTCTGTTGACGATGTCCCGATCTCGGATGGCGACATAGTGTCGTCCGCTCAGATAAGTCGCTACAAGGCTGACTATGGCGACGAATCCTTTTCCGCCGAGCCTGCCTTTGTAGTGAAAGACCGCGGAGAGGGAGTCGAGATTGAGCTTGACTCGATCCTATCCGGAGATGAATATCGGTCGTTAAAAGAAGAAGGTCTGGATGTAACGGTAGAGAGGGCCATGTCGGGCAACCAGGAGGGTTTTGTCGTCACGTCGGTTGCTAAGCTCCCATTTGCCAAGGGAGACGTTATATCCACCAGCGAGTTCAACCTCTTCCAGGAGCGCTATCCGGAACGTTTTACCGCGCAGCTTGAGACTGTTGTTGTTGAGGATCCCTGCTTTCTGGTGATAAACGGCAGCGAATCTCCCTTTGACGATGGCGACGTTATATTGGATAGAGAACAGTATCTCTGTAGTCACTACGACAAGAAATTTCGTGCCGGAATAGGCGCGGAAGGCGTAAGGGAGATGCTCGACACCCTGGACATGGATCATCTGGCCCAGCAACTCAGGGAAGAACTGTCCGAGACTTCCGGCCAGAAACGTAGGAAGCTGGTCAAGAGACTCCAGGTCGTAGAGGATTTTCGCAAGGGAGACTGCAACCCTCAGTCCATGGTGCTTGAGGTCTTGCCGGTCATTCCTCCGGACCTTCGTCCTATGGTGCAGCTCGATGGAGGTCGCTTTGCTACCTCAGACCTTAACGACCTGTACCGAAGGGTTATAAACAGAAACAACCGACTGAGAAAGCTTCAGGAGCTCAGGGCTCCGGAGATAATAGTCAGGAACGAAAAGAGGATGCTCCAGGAGTCGGTCGACGCACTTATCGACAACGGTCGCATGGGCAAGGCGGTGCTGGGGGCGGGCAATCGTCCCCTGAAGAGTCTCTCCGACCTGCTGAGAGGCAAGAAGGGACGTTTCCGTCAGAATCTGCTCGGTAAGCGAGTGGATTACTCCGGTCGTTCTGTCATAACGATAGGGCCCAATTTAAAGATATACCAGTGCGGTCTTCCCAAGCAGATGGCTCTGGAGCTGTTCAAGCCCTTCGTAATACAGAAACTGGTGGACCTAGGCATAGCTCCGAACGTCAAGAGCGGCAAAAGGATGATCGAAAGAGGCAAGGAGGAAATCTGGGCCATTCTGGAGGAGATCATAAAGGATCACCCTGTGATGTTGAACAGAGCTCCCACGCTTCACAGACTGGGCATCCAGGCTTTCGAGCCTGTTTTGATGGAGGGTAAGGCCATACGGCTTCACCCCCTGGTCTGTACCGCTTTCAACGCCGACTTCGACGGAGACCAGATGGCAGTACACGTGCCTCTCTCCGTGGAGGCTCAGGCGGAGGCCAGGATGCTCATGCTCTCCGCAAACAACATACTTTCCCCCGCCAGTGGAAAGCCTATAGTGGCTCCCTCGCAGGACATAATATTGGGGATATACTATCTGACCAATCTCAGAGAAGGTATGACCGGAGAGGGCAAATACTTTGACAGCTTTGACGACGTCTTAACCGCTCTGGATCACGGAATTGTGCACGTGAACGCCAGAATTCGCATGAGATGGAACCACGAATGGGGAAACTGGAAAGATAAGGTCGATCAATGGGGAGTCTCCTTCCTGGACGAAAGCGGAAAATGGTTCGAGACCTCGCCGGGAAGGGTTCTTTTCAACAGCTATCTTCCTAAAAAACTTCGATTCCTTGACGGTCAGCTGGGAAAGAAGGACCTCAGCAGGTTGCTTGACCTCGGCTACAACGAGGTCTCCCGTCAGGAAATGGTCGAGATGTTGGACTCCATAAAGGGGCTCGGCTATCACTGGGCTACCTTGAGCGGTATAAGCTTCTGTGTCACCGACGTCGTAATACCCAAGGAAAAAGAGGACGTGGTCTCCACTTCTCTGGTAGAGGACGACGAGATAAGAAACCAGTACGATATGGGGGTCCTCTCGGAGGACGAATACCTCCTTCAAAAGGAGACCCTGTGGTCCAAGGCGGCCGCCGATGTCGGAAATGCAATTCTTAACCACATGGGGCACGATAATCCAGTCAGAATGATGGTCGACTCCGGAGCCAGAGGAAGTAGAGGACAGCTTGCTCAGATGGCGGGGATCCGAGGCCTTATGGCCGACCCCACCGGGCGAATAATAGACTATCCCATCACAACCAACTTCCGTGAGGGGATGAACATGTTGGAGTATTTCATCTCCACTCACGGAGCCAGAAAAGGTCTGGCCGATACCGCCCTTCGTACGGCCAAGTCGGGGTATCTGACCCGTCGTCTCGTCGATGTCTCTCAGGACGTCATAATAACAGAGGATGACTGCGGAACGGAGAAGGGTGTCAAGATAGAGCCTTTGGAAAGCGACGGCAAGACGGTCATCCCTATCAGCGAGAGGATAGCCGGTAGAACGTCCCTGAACGATGTCAACGATCCGGAGACCGGTGACCTGATAGTCGGGGCTGGCGAGATCATAACCCCGGATCTGGCTTCCCGAATAGATTCCTGCGGATTCAAGGAGATCTGGGTAAGAAGCCCCATGACCTGCACAACCAGACACGGTATATGCCAGAAGTGCTACGGTGTTGACCTAGCTACCCGTTCCGTCGTCGACATCGGAGAGGCTGTCGGGGTCGTGGCAGCCCAGTCTATCGGTGAGCCTGGAACCCAGCTTACCATGAGGACTTTCCATACCGGAGGAGTTAGGATTACCGGTGAGGACATCACCCAGGGACTTCCAAGGATAGAGCAGCTCTTCGAGGCCCGTCGTCCCAAAAAAGTCTCCGTCCTTGCCGGTGTGGACGGCAAGGTGATCGAAATTCGGGAGATGGAGGGCAAACGCAAGGTAATAATAACCTCCGAGGAGCCCGGGAACGAACAGAAGATCACCCACACCATCCCTTCGTCGCAGAACCTTCTGGTCGAAGAGGGCGAGCCTGTCTACCGTTCGACCAAGCTGACCGAGGGCTATATCGATCCTCAGCAGCTTCTCGAGGTGTTGGGGCAGGAAGAGGTTCAGAAATACCTGGTGGACAGCATTCAGGAGGTCTACCGCTCTCAGGGCGTCTCCATCAACAATAAACATATAGAGGTAATCCTCAGAAAGGTCGCTCCTGTTAACAGACTGAGAGTCGTCGATGAAGGAGACACTGCATTCGTGGCAGGAGATCTGGTATGGGCCGGTGACGTGGAGGCCGAGGAAAAGGTTATACTGGAGGAAAACGAGAACAACATACACGAGGCGGTCAAGATCTTCTCCGGTAAGATATTCCAGGGAATTGCCGGAGCCGTTAAGACGGATCTGAGCAAGAAAAAAAGCCAGCCCATGGACGAAGAGCTCATAAGATCCATCCTGACCCCTGGAGCACCTGTTACGGAGATAGACGTGACAGATGAGGTTGGCCCCCTTAAAATCATTGCGGGAGAGGCCTCTTTTAGAAAAGAACTCAAGGGATTCGAGCTTATAGATCCCTTCGAGGCCAGAGACGGAAAGGTCGTCGAGTCTGGGCAGCCTCTTACCCTTGGCCAGCTGTCGGTGATAACCTCTCAGGAACCTCGGCCCTTGAGGGTCAGGGACGTGGAGGTAATAGAGAAACTGGTGGATTCGGCCTATCTTGCTGAGGACGTCTTGGTGGACGGTCAAGCCGTCGCCCTCAAGGACCACATGGTCACGGAGGAAGTCGCTGCGTTGTTGAGGATAAACGACGTGTCCTCCGTCAAGGTATGGAAGGGAATCGAGAGAATCAGCGTCTCCGACGCAATGCAGGAAAGGCTCTTGGCCAGGATATGGGGTAAACCTCTTAAGCAGGCCATAGATTCCCAGGGCAATGCGCTATCCTCAAAGCCTCAGCTTGTAGATGGTAGCGTGGTTCGAGGAATAATAGACGGAGAGCTGGCCGCCATCTCCATAGGTGAGGATATAATAACGAGGGATAACATCCTCAAAGACGTCATAGCCGATACCTGTTATGGAAAGGTTCTGCTGGACAGGGTAGAGGTTGACGGCAGGGTTGCGGCCGACTCCGGTCAGGAGATAAATAAATCGCTTCTGGACGAGCTGGTCGCAGCTGATCCTGAGGAATTGGTCATAAGACCTATTCACTGTAACAGTGAGACCAGAAACATAGTCTCCAGGGTTACCTTTGTTCGTAAGCTAAGGCAGAACCCTGAATGTCGAAAGTTTATCCATGGAATAACTAAGGCCGCTCTGGCCACGGACAGCTTCCTGAGTGCCGCTTCCTTCCAGCAGACCGCTCAGGTGCTTGCGGGGGCTGCAGTCCGTTGTCAGGTCGATAACCTCGTAGGCTTGAAGGAGAACGTGATAATCGGTCACCTCATCCCGGCTGGAACGGGAGTGGAGGATTTCCGTAAGATCGCGGTCAAGGAAAAAGAGTCCTAA
- a CDS encoding ribosomal L7Ae/L30e/S12e/Gadd45 family protein produces MNVAELTEGRRFVGFKQVRRELLRGNVRKVFIAADADVLMIQEITHICSERGVPVETVDSMASLGRACVIDRGAATAALQRDDRC; encoded by the coding sequence ATGAACGTAGCGGAGTTGACCGAGGGCAGACGATTTGTGGGTTTCAAGCAGGTCCGTCGCGAACTTTTGAGGGGCAATGTCCGTAAAGTCTTCATCGCTGCCGATGCCGACGTTTTGATGATTCAGGAGATAACCCATATATGTTCCGAACGGGGTGTCCCGGTGGAAACGGTCGACTCCATGGCATCTCTGGGTAGGGCTTGCGTCATAGATAGAGGCGCAGCTACGGCGGCTTTGCAGCGGGACGACCGCTGTTAA
- the rpsL gene encoding 30S ribosomal protein S12 — protein sequence MPTINQLVRKGRSEKVKKSDSPALQNCPARRGVCTRVYTITPKKPNSALRKVARVRLTNGIEVTSYIPGVGHNLQEHSVVLVRGGRVKDLPGVRYHIVRGTLDCGGVEGRRRSRSKYGARRPKS from the coding sequence GTGCCAACAATCAATCAGTTAGTCCGGAAAGGTCGGAGCGAGAAGGTCAAGAAATCCGATTCCCCGGCGTTGCAGAATTGTCCGGCGCGGAGAGGGGTCTGTACGCGAGTCTATACGATCACTCCGAAGAAGCCCAACTCGGCTTTGAGGAAAGTTGCCCGTGTGCGTCTGACCAACGGTATCGAGGTGACCTCATATATACCGGGAGTCGGTCATAATCTGCAGGAGCACTCTGTCGTCCTGGTCAGGGGTGGTCGAGTCAAGGACCTTCCCGGTGTGCGCTATCACATCGTACGCGGTACCCTTGATTGCGGCGGTGTCGAAGGTCGTCGTCGGAGCCGTTCCAAATACGGTGCCCGTCGTCCTAAGTCCTAA
- the rpsG gene encoding 30S ribosomal protein S7, with translation MPRKGHVRKRDSLLDTRFGNLAVTKFINKVMLDGKKSTAEKIVYEALDKAAEKLGVEPIEVFNKAMENVKPLVEVRSRRVGGATYQVPVEVAPARAQALAIRWIISYSRGKKGMPMNERLSREFIDAYKGEGSSIKKREDTHKMAEANRAFAHYRW, from the coding sequence ATGCCGCGTAAAGGGCATGTGAGAAAGAGAGATTCGTTGCTGGATACCAGGTTCGGAAATCTCGCTGTCACTAAGTTCATCAATAAGGTCATGCTCGACGGTAAGAAAAGTACCGCCGAGAAGATAGTCTACGAAGCTCTCGATAAAGCCGCCGAAAAACTGGGCGTGGAGCCTATCGAGGTCTTCAACAAGGCCATGGAGAACGTCAAGCCTCTCGTCGAGGTCCGTTCCCGCAGGGTCGGTGGTGCGACCTATCAGGTCCCAGTGGAGGTTGCGCCCGCAAGGGCTCAGGCTCTCGCTATCCGTTGGATAATCTCCTACTCTAGGGGCAAGAAAGGCATGCCCATGAACGAGAGGCTCTCCAGGGAGTTTATCGATGCCTACAAGGGCGAGGGTAGCTCCATCAAGAAGAGGGAAGATACCCATAAGATGGCAGAGGCCAACAGGGCCTTCGCTCACTACCGTTGGTAG